GAATTCTCGCTGACCGACCGCAGCGGACGGACGGTCACGCGCCAGGAGATGATGGGCAAGGTGAGCGTAGTCGATTTCATCTTCACCAACTGCGCCGCACAGTGCCCGCAGGTAACCGCGCAGATGGTCAAGGTGCAGGCGTTCGCCCTGCCCCGCTGGAAAGACGTCCTGCTCATGAGCCTGACCGTGGATCCGGGAAACGACACGCCGCAGGCGCTGGCGAAATATGCCAAGGACTTCGAGGCCGACCCGAAGCGCTGGCTGTTCCTGACCGGCCCCAAGGATCGGCTGGACGATCTGACCCGCAACGGCTTCAAGGTGGCGTCGAATTCGCCCGTTCCAGTCGACACCTCGCCCGATGCCATCCTGCACAGCGTGTCGCTGGTCCTGGTGGATCGCCAGGCGCGCGTCCGTGGCTACTACCAGTCGACCGACACGGACGACATGAAGAAGCTGCGCGGCGATCTCGCGGCCCTCGCCTCGAGCGGCGGGTGAGCTCGCTGACGACATGCTTCACGGACAGATCGATCTGAGCCGCCCGGGCGCATGAGCATCATCCAGACCCTCCCCCATCTCAATGCCAGCCTGAACTTGATGAGCTTCATCTTCCTGGTGTCGGGATAC
This genomic window from Candidatus Polarisedimenticolia bacterium contains:
- a CDS encoding SCO family protein, translated to MSEPTRKLPTAILWAVLLLVIGGVATAYLGTKYSASSRAAKLPILASLPEFSLTDRSGRTVTRQEMMGKVSVVDFIFTNCAAQCPQVTAQMVKVQAFALPRWKDVLLMSLTVDPGNDTPQALAKYAKDFEADPKRWLFLTGPKDRLDDLTRNGFKVASNSPVPVDTSPDAILHSVSLVLVDRQARVRGYYQSTDTDDMKKLRGDLAALASSGG